The genome window ATCACATTAGAAAGTATGCTATACGATATTTCCCTCAATTGTATTAAATATTTCTTCCAATGATTTTTTCCAACAATATATTTCTTTCTCTAAAATTTGTTCGAAGAAAGAGTCAATTTGTGTCTTATCATCCAATGAAAAATCTGATACAGATACAATTTTTTTATCATCTTTTAGAATGCCATCAATTCGCAAATTTTTTTGCTTAATGATTAGAATAGGAATATTATTTGAGATCGCCATAGCACCTTCAATTTGGCAAAACGAACTAGTAATCCATTTCCCATCTAACGACTGTTCGTCAGATTCAAAAAACTTTTTATCTTGAATTGCTCCCTTTTTTAAAACTCCAGATTGAATATACGTATGACCGAAAGCTAAGATAACCATACCATAGCATCTTTTTATCATTTCATTTAAAGCAGATAATGATTCATAGGGAGAATAATCCTTTGCTTGTAGAGTTATGCTTTCTATATTATAGTTCTCTAGAGTACTCTTTAGTTTATCTATAAAGTATTGTTGCTCATTCGTAAATGGATTAGGTCTGCTTAAAAATACTCTTATTTTTTTATTTGTCATATTCATCAATCTCCTACCGATAACTATTTATTATCACTATACAAAGCATTCAAATAAGTATATAATAGCATGATTATTGATAAAGGAGTTATTCATGGATTATAAACATATTTCTACTTTCTTAGACTACTGCAAAACCCATAGACGCTTGAGTTCACATACGATTCGAGCTTACAAAAATGATCTTTTGCAATTTTACAATTCAAATTACAGCAGTGTGGAAACCTATGTTGAACATTTGACGAAATCCAATATTAAATCTAATACATTACGTCGCAAAATTGCTAGTTTGAAGGTGTTTTACAGCTACTTAAAATATCATAATTTAGTTGATGAGAATCCTTTTAATCAATTACGTTATCAATTTAGAACGGAAAAAATATTACCTAAAACGATTCCTTATGATATTTTGAAAAGTATTTTTTTACATCTAGAACAGAAAATTACCTATTCAAAAACTAAATATCAAAAACAAAAAGCTGAAAGAAATTTGCTAATCATTTCCCTATTGCTTTCAACTGGTATTAGGATTTCCGAACTTTGTCATATTCATCTTAAAAATATTAATCTTTCAAATAGGACTCTCCATATTATGGGAAAAGGTAAGAAAGAACGTATCCTATTTTTAGGAGATCAAATAACATTTAGCTTACTAGAAACATATATAAATAACTACTGTTTTCAACCCAGTAACTACCTATTCTCTGGAAAATATTCTTTCAAACCATTGTCAGAGCAAAGTGTACGTTTAATTCTAAATACCCTTGTTAAACAACATAACTTAACTACACCTATTACCCCCCATATGTTTAGACATAGTTTCGCAACAATGCTTCTAGATAGTGATGTAGATATTCGATACATTCAACAAATTCTTGGACATAGTTCTATCTCAGTCACACAAATCTATACTCATGTATCTCAGTCAAAGCAAAAAGAAATTCTAACTCTGTGTAATCCCATTGCTTCGATTCATTCACAGTCAAAAAAATAGGGCTACCTTCATAGAGGTAACCCTATCCTGAATAGTCAAGTCCAGTATCGTCACGGGCTTTGCCGTTATAGACAAAGGGATTCCCTGTTGTGTCTGTACTTGCCTTGCTTGCCCCATAGAGATGATATCGACTGATCCTTGGCTCATTGTCAACTGTAGTGGGTTGATATAAAGTTACAATCTGGAGAGGACTAAATCGGTTCTCTCCTTTTTAATGTTCAAAGTGATGAGAATTATTCCTATAACCGTCAATTTCTTGTAAACCTTTTCATTTTTTTGTATAATATATTTGAAAAAGGGTGACATAAAGTAGTAATACCCAATTTGTAAAATTAATAAGATGCGCAAGTTTTAATTAATTTGGGCATTTTTGATTACTCCAAAGGGCTGCCATCCGATATTGACTTCATTGACATGAAGGTGTTCATTATACTAAAAAAGCAAAGACGAGGTAATTACTTCGTCTTTGCTTTTTTACGATTTTCCACTATACATATAGTAGAATACTTTTCCTGATAAAATTCTTTTTCTTATATTTTAGTGAACTCCATGCTGAATCACTGAGTCAAACAAGTTCTAAAATCTTGAAATTCTAACAAATGCCACGTAACCTCATCGTCATCTAAGACTGTCACAGTCTCGCCTTTAAAACAATGTGGGATAGGGACAGTTTTCTTTTGAAATGGATGTAAAACAACCATATCTTCTAATTTATTGTTGAAAATTATATGCAGACAAAGGATGTCATCAATATGATTTTCAACCACTAGATAAGTTTATAACTCTAGATGATTGTACAAACTTGGCGGTTGTGTCATATAGTATTCAAAATTTTTCATCCTTAAACTTCCACTTCCTTCATTGTTCTATAGACTAAAATGATTATCTCAGTTGTAAGTGAGTAGACTAATTTACAAAAGCTGATTTCAACGAGACAATTCGATCACATTGTTTCGCATGGTCTAAATTATGTGTGACGATTAGAATTGTTTTTCCAAACTGATCTCTCAACGACCGAATTAAGTCAAATGATTTTTGAGCCATATCAGGATCCAATGAACCTGTTGGTTCATCTGCCAAGATGATATCACCTGGTTTTAGAATAGCTCTCACGATGGCGATTCTCTGCTGCTCACCTCCAGATAATTCATTGACCTTGCTATCTAGTCTATTTTCCAAACCAACAAACCGCAAGGTTTCTTTAATCTTTTTCTCCTTCTCTTCCTTAGAGAAATTAGTAAAGTTCATAGCAAGCATGAGATTATCTTTTACACTGGATGTAGAGATGAGTGCATTTGATTGAAATAGATAGTTGATAACATTCTTTCGATAGTTAACCGCAGAACGCGAATTCACTTTTGGTAAGATCTTCCCGTTGATTAAAATCTTACCACTATCAATATTATCCAAAAGGCCAATCATATTAAGTAACGTAGATTTTCCAGAACCAGATGGCCCTACTAAAGCTACAAATTCATTTTCCTCAACATCAAAACTTAAGTCTTTTAAAATCTCACGTGACCCAAATTTTTTTGACACACTTTGTACGGAAATCATAGACATTAAATCACCCCTTAAACGATTGTATGAGACTTTCTACTTCTTTACGGAATAGATTGAAGTAAAGAAGTAATAATTGGAAAGCAAATGTAACTAGTGTTAAAACTATTCCCAACTTAGAACCTAGTAAGATAGAAACAAGTAGTTCTATCGCAGAAACACCAACGACAAGAGAAAGAACACCGCTATACCTCTTCCAAGGAGAAAAGCCCATGAAGTATTGTACATACAGTTTTTCTTCGAAAAGCAAGCGATAAATCAAGACAAAACTCCAAAAGATAGCCATCATAGTAAAGACAATAATAGCAATGATACTTCCAAATAGGTAGAAAGTATAGCCGAGATCTTTCTGAAGTCCATTGATATAATTCTTAACCGTTGTAAATTTCAGTGCATTGTCTGATAAATCAGGGAACTCATTTTCTAAAATTGATTTTACCTGATTCATTGTTTCCTTATCACGAACTTTCAAAATTCCGTCATATCCACTCACAGATAGGTTTGCTGATTCCATGAAGTACAAGTTTTCAGGAGCTGCTACAAAAATAACAGGTTCTTCACTAGTTACACCTCGATCGATTGATCTTGACCAAGTAAAAATGGACTTAGATGGCTGATAGGTTCTAAATAAAAATCTTGGATTTTCTGTAAACTTAGTCCCTATATCCCCTGGTTTTACTCGAACAACTTCTTGTAAATAAGCCTTCATGGTTTCAACATCCGCTGAACCTAGAGTATCAGGAATAAGGTACAATCTGGCACCATTACGTATTTCGGATAATTCTTCATTACTTAACTCAACTCCTAGTTCAGATAAGTAATTATAAGAATAGGTTAAATACCAAAATGGTTTTTTAGGAACATTTTGATACGTACCATAGATTGTATCAAGGTATTCTTGCCCGAGATATTCTCCCTGAGCAATATAAACACCTGGAATCTCTGAAATTCGTTGGTAAAAGTGATACATGCTGCTTTCTAATGAATTTGTATTACCAGAGTAGGTTCCTATATCATCCCCTTCTACAAAATCCGAAATAACATACATATTTTCGACACTTTTCCACTCCCTAGCTACTTTGACATTATCAATGAACTGATTCATTGGCGCATCTAAGGAATGACTAACTGCTATTAATAAACCAGCTACTAAAGTATAGAATAACAAACTGGTTGCCATTAATGGTTTCATTGGTAACCGTTTATGAATTGCAGCTAATGGAGAAACCAAATAAACAACAATACTTGGAATAATTAATGTTAGCAATAGTAACAAGATTGAAAGACTTGTACCCGCAAAGACTAACACAAATGATGATAATCCAAAACTAGCCCAACCTGACAAAAACCAAGTTGCTAGTGCGGAAACAGGTGCAATATAAATAGAAAACAGAAGAGAATCCTTGAAGAGGGCAGACCACAACTCCTTCCTATCCCATCCAAGTAGTATCAATGTCCCAAAATGTTTAAAGGATTGTAAAACACATATTAGGAAAAGAACAAGAAGAACCATAGCATTTACTGCAATACTAGCAGCTAAAACGATTGGCACAATTCCCTCAACAGTATTACTGCCAAAACTCTCTCTAATCAAGTCTTCAACAGAAATCCCAGTAATGGATGAGAGATTTGATAAAAACGTTTCTCTTGAGAGGTTGTCCTGAAGACCATTGATATGATATATCCCGTTTATTGTATTTGTTTCTTGAAAAATATGGTCTAACCGATTAATAACAACAGGGGTTGTAAATAACAAGCTCGGTAATTCATAGAGCATATTATCAGTTCCCTTATCAAGTCCAATAGTCAAGTTATTGTCACTATGGGATAATAAATCTGAAATTTGTTGGCGTGATAAAATTATTTTACCACCGTTTGTAAAATCTGAAAAACCTTCAGGATTGCCAAGAACATCTAAATATATTCTATTTATTGAACCATCCCTACTACTATTTGTAGTACGTTTCGTCCAAATAGACAAGTCACTTTGTTCCAAAAAGTATTGGTATACACTTTGCGACTGTTCTTCAGATAATCTTTGAAGATAAACTGTAACTGTCCTAGAATTACGGTTATAACTTTGCCATGCCTCCTCATACTGAACACCTGTAAAAAAAATTGCCATCAGAGCAAGTAGTACGCTCTGAATGGCAATCAAAAACAGGATTAAGTACTTCATTTTACCTAATAACATGTTTTTGTATGTCATAGGCGCTTACCTACAATTCCAGTAACATTGTGCTGTACCACTTCCAATATATCTAGATGCACGTGCTTCAATTCCTGGCCGTTTCCAACCTGAGAAACCTCCGTTAGCACTTGCTGCGTGTTCATACACACCAGATTGAACGTGTGAGTAACTCCAAAGTCCTACTGTACGACCATAGTTCCAATAAACGGCAGAACCTTTATAATAAACTGTTGCGGCAGAAGCGATTGAACCACCTGCACCAGCTAGGGTAAGAGCAAGTAACGATGTTGAAATAATCTTCTTAATT of Streptococcus sp. S5 contains these proteins:
- a CDS encoding tyrosine-type recombinase/integrase; protein product: MDYKHISTFLDYCKTHRRLSSHTIRAYKNDLLQFYNSNYSSVETYVEHLTKSNIKSNTLRRKIASLKVFYSYLKYHNLVDENPFNQLRYQFRTEKILPKTIPYDILKSIFLHLEQKITYSKTKYQKQKAERNLLIISLLLSTGIRISELCHIHLKNINLSNRTLHIMGKGKKERILFLGDQITFSLLETYINNYCFQPSNYLFSGKYSFKPLSEQSVRLILNTLVKQHNLTTPITPHMFRHSFATMLLDSDVDIRYIQQILGHSSISVTQIYTHVSQSKQKEILTLCNPIASIHSQSKK
- a CDS encoding ABC transporter permease translates to MTYKNMLLGKMKYLILFLIAIQSVLLALMAIFFTGVQYEEAWQSYNRNSRTVTVYLQRLSEEQSQSVYQYFLEQSDLSIWTKRTTNSSRDGSINRIYLDVLGNPEGFSDFTNGGKIILSRQQISDLLSHSDNNLTIGLDKGTDNMLYELPSLLFTTPVVINRLDHIFQETNTINGIYHINGLQDNLSRETFLSNLSSITGISVEDLIRESFGSNTVEGIVPIVLAASIAVNAMVLLVLFLICVLQSFKHFGTLILLGWDRKELWSALFKDSLLFSIYIAPVSALATWFLSGWASFGLSSFVLVFAGTSLSILLLLLTLIIPSIVVYLVSPLAAIHKRLPMKPLMATSLLFYTLVAGLLIAVSHSLDAPMNQFIDNVKVAREWKSVENMYVISDFVEGDDIGTYSGNTNSLESSMYHFYQRISEIPGVYIAQGEYLGQEYLDTIYGTYQNVPKKPFWYLTYSYNYLSELGVELSNEELSEIRNGARLYLIPDTLGSADVETMKAYLQEVVRVKPGDIGTKFTENPRFLFRTYQPSKSIFTWSRSIDRGVTSEEPVIFVAAPENLYFMESANLSVSGYDGILKVRDKETMNQVKSILENEFPDLSDNALKFTTVKNYINGLQKDLGYTFYLFGSIIAIIVFTMMAIFWSFVLIYRLLFEEKLYVQYFMGFSPWKRYSGVLSLVVGVSAIELLVSILLGSKLGIVLTLVTFAFQLLLLYFNLFRKEVESLIQSFKG
- a CDS encoding ABC transporter ATP-binding protein gives rise to the protein MSMISVQSVSKKFGSREILKDLSFDVEENEFVALVGPSGSGKSTLLNMIGLLDNIDSGKILINGKILPKVNSRSAVNYRKNVINYLFQSNALISTSSVKDNLMLAMNFTNFSKEEKEKKIKETLRFVGLENRLDSKVNELSGGEQQRIAIVRAILKPGDIILADEPTGSLDPDMAQKSFDLIRSLRDQFGKTILIVTHNLDHAKQCDRIVSLKSAFVN